TCCAGTGGGTCGTTGGCACCAAGAACGGGTCCAAGGGGGTAGGGGTTCCCCAGTGCAACAGGCTGAAGGGAGAGCTCTCTGGGAGGAACACCACGCAAGGCTCAGGAATCTGGAAGAGAGAGCCACCCATCTTTGCTAGGAAAGGAGCTGTCCTCTGGATAAACCCCCTGACAGCCTTTTCTAGTTCAGGGTGAAACTCAGGGGATGGAGGAAGGGCAAGGCAAGATCCCAACCCATCCATCTGCTGCCCCAGCCCTTCCCCCAGGGGCGGCGCAGGCTCTTGGAGTACAAATGCCTGGCTTCAATCCACAGCGCTGAGACCTGCACCCATTTCTCCGTCCCCACCCCCAGCTAGAGCCTGAGAAATAGGGTGACAACAGCACCCATTTCccaatttttcaaattcttttcctCCCCACTCAGCCTGTCAGCCTTGACCAAGGTCAGAGGTCCATAGAAAACATCTCAGTATCTTCCTCCAGGAACCCCAAAGTCCCCAGCACACCCGACACCCGCTTCTCCAAGCATCAAGCTGAGGGGAGAGCAGGGGCAGGAAAGCTTTTCCTACTCCCCCAGTTCCCCACCCTCACCTCAGCCCTGTTGTGGGTGTGAAGAGACACGATGGAGGTCTAACCCTTACTACCACCAAATCTCTCCACACCCCAACACCGCCAGACTTGAACCCAAAGGCCAAACCCAAAAGCCATCACCTTTTAGCTCTGTTTCCTCTGCTCTGACGGCTTGGatttccaccaccacccccgcccAAATCCGTATTCCATCTGACCCTTTgagcccatccccacccctcGGGTTCAGGCCAGGAAAGCCGAGCCCAGCTCACTGGAGACTGTTCCCAGCAGTGAGAAGGCATCTAATAAGGCCGCTGGGGAAGGGGACTGGGAGGGAGGCAGTAACGTGGGGAGTTTTGGTTTGAGTCCCTGAAACTGCCAACTGCCCGTATATGTGTGACATGGGTTCATTCTTTGGGGGAGAGAGGTCATATTTTTTCATCAGCATCTCAAAGAGTGGTGGGAAAGtgcggggtggggagtggggagtagCCAGGAGCAAGAGGCCACTCGGGAACCCCAGGGTTCAGTTCTGCTCTGTCAAATACTTGAGCATGTTACTTGCTACTCCCTGAGTTTAGCTTCCCTGTTCGTCAAATGAAGGGGTTCACAGTGCATCTAGAGGCTCCTCTGTACCACCTGGGGCAGGAGAGGCACAGGGTCAAGCTGGGAGAAAGGGCTGGAAAGCAGCAGAATGTGTCACCCAGCCCGGCCACCCTGTGCCAGGAgcagtaacacacacacacacacacacacacactcctcacTGCCTGGACAGCCCTCCCTTCAAGGGGGTGGGGGCGGCGTCCCTGAGGTGAGAAGTCTGCAGTTTGCCAGGCCAGCGTGGCACACTGTCTGGGATTAACACCAAATCCTGGACTGCTAGGGGCAGTGATCACTCATCATCAGCTTCACAGCTGCTTAGCTGTACCCTGCCCTGTGTCCCCTCGCCCCTCACAAGCCCCTCCTCACATGCACCCAGCCTGACTCCCTTCCAAGGGGGAGATGAAAGACTCTGCCTCTGTCTTTGGCAAGCAGGAGAGGAGCCCTAGAGTGGGAGGAGCAAGAGAGGTCAAAGTCCACCCCAAAAACACTACTCCCCACAGAAACAGACACACACCCTAGGAGGGAGAGGGACAGTCCCCGCCCAAACCCTGTGGCTCTGTCCCAGGTGCCCTTGGCTGGAGTTATCTTGTCCTTTGGGCCACCCAGGCCCTTTCCTCCAGATGGTCTTTGTCCTTGGGAAGACAGAGGCAGGAGACCCGGATGGAGCCCCCACAGCTGGGAACCCTCAGCCCCAGCTTCCTGGAGCAATGTGCTCCTGAGGCCCCCCAGCTGCTGGGAAccttgccacacacacacacacacacacacacacacacacacacacacacacacacacacacacacacacacacacacacacacacacacacacacacacacacacacacacacacacacacacacacacacacacacacacacacacacacacacacacacacacacacacacacacacacacacacacacacacacacagccaccaCAAAGCTCCTTGCTCCAGGCTACCTCCAACCCCCCACCtaagcaggggctgggggaagggctCAGCTCACCTCCCCATTCCCCAGGGTCATCCAGGCCCCTGGCTCTGCCTTCGCACACACCCCACAACCTTAAGAGGGAGAAACGCAGAGGAATCTTATACTCAAACCCTCTTCCTGGGAGGAGAGGATGGGAGGAAGCTGATGCCAAGTGTCTGGATTGTCTGAGTTTTTGTACCAGGGTCTCCCAGTCTCCCCAGCCTCCCGGGGGAATGGACCGTCTGGGGCACTGCTGAATTGACCTTAGTacctggtggggtggggacagatGCAGAAAGTGGGGGGAGGCATGGCTCCCACGGGAAGAGGACCGCACACTGTGGCCTCTCCGCAGACTGTGCCTCCCTCCTCTTTGATCCACCCTGCCTCCTCCTCACTCCAGCTCCAAGAGCACAAGGCCCACGGTCACCCTTAGGAGGGGGACAAGTGGGGAGGGCGAGCAGCTGCTACCACTGCTGCAGGGGAGACAAtctggaggaagggaggaagcagTCTCTTCCCTCCTATGCTGCCACACCCCCGCCACTCCCCCATGGCCACCCCGCACCTGGAGCAGCTGCAAACCTCAGCCCTTAGTTTTACACAGCCAGGAACCAGAGTGGCTGAAAAGCTGATTCTCCAGAGACTGTTTCCCCGGCTGGGCCCAGGGACGCGCCCCTAAATACGGAGGTTACCGGCCCCTGCGCCCCGGGCACCTCTCTCCACCCCCGCGGTGCTCCCGGCTCTCTCACCTGTGCCGGAGGTGCGAGCTTCAGGGGAAGGGACCGGGAACCTCCGCTCCGCAGCGGCCGTCGGACGCGCTCCTGGCGGCGCCGGGGGTCCGAAGGCCGCTCCCTCGCAGTCCCGCGCGGAGTCCGAGGGCCGCCTGGAGGCCGCGACCCTCGAGCGCTGCCGGGCGCCTAGAGGTCGTTATCGCCTCCGCGGCGCCACCGGGCTCTACCTCGCGGGACGCGCGCCGCTCGCGGGCCAGCAGCGCTGTCAGGCCCTGAGCGCGGAGGAGCAGGCCGCCGCCCAGGAACAGGACCCCGCAGAACACCAGCAGCGACAGCACGCCCAGCACCGCCGCTTGCACGGCCCGCGGCCCTTCGGGGGGCTCCGGCGGCGCCCCCGACTGGTTGCAGCAGGAGCTCAGCCAGGCGGCCAGGGCCGCGGGGCCTGCCTGCGAGCCGTTCATGCTGCAGCGCCTGCTGCCCAGATGTGCGCGGGACTGCCAGATGTGTGGGAGCGCGGGCGGGCGCGGACAGGATGGCCGGCGGCCGCGGGGCGGGAGGCAGGAACCCGAGGGGCGGATCCCAGGCGCCCTACGCCCCCACCCCTTGCCCAGAGCGCTCAGACTCTTCCTAGACAAAGGGTTCCTCCAGTATGGACTATCGGCCCCTTCTCAACAGATGCAGACTCCTGGGACCGTGGTGTTTCTTCTCACACTCACCTATGTGAATGGGGTTTGCTTCCTGCACCCAGCCAGCCAAACCAGGAGCCCTGCCCCCAGACTCTCCCATTCCCTTGGGAAGAGGATGCCAAGAGGTAGCAACTCCCTCAAGCCCTGAAAACATCCTCCGGGGTGCTGCCCGGTCTGAGGACAAGCAAGGGCCATCCCCATCCCTGGGCTTCTTGTCCCCGGATCAAAGCTCCATACTGTGAGGTGGCCCAGGTGGCCACTGGGACAGGAGGTGATTGGAAGACTCCAGGTCCCAAAGGATTCGTGTACTTCCTCTTCTATCATCCCCTTTAGGAGGCTTCTGGGGCTGGGCAAGCAAACCTGTGCCTCCTTCAGATTCCATAAAGGAGAGATGGAGGATAGAGCAGAGAATGGGAGTTTCAAGGCCTACCCCACTCCTTTAGTCAGGCCCTATGGGCCAGGGACAGGCATATTTCCAAATCAAAGGGAGAGGACAGATTTGAGTCGCCAGGGCTCCTGTCCTGACATTGTGTCAATCAGTCTCCTCCATTCTGCCCACCCCCCTCCAGGGACGGAAATCATAATGCCAAAAGGATCAGGGATATCCTTTTACTGTCCTGTGCACCAAGGGCAGCCTGCTGCCAGCTGAGTGTCCCACACCAAGCCAGGGTGAGagtggagcagacaccagctgcagAAAGGCAGGATGTCTGGGCAAGCTGGGATGGAGGGAAGACCCTCCTGCCCAGGCCTCCTGAAAAATCCTGCAAGCCTTGAgccctcttttaaaaaataaatcactgcCAGCCAACACCTTTACCAGCCAAGCCCTCAGAAGGGAATAACTGGTGGCCAGCTGGGAGGAATAACAAGGAAGGCCCTCCAGACTGCAGCAGGCCAGGTGGGGGTCACATGCTGTCAAGGACTTGCTGGGAATGGGCCTTCCCCATCTCCAACCCTCTCGTGAATTCTCCAACTCCCCGATGCCCAAGAGACCAAAGACGGGACATCCCCAAACCTCACATCCATGAAATATCATGTGGCCAAGGGTGGCTTGGAATGGGGAAAATGTGCAAACACTTCCTAGGCATTCTGGCTACCTACCCTGTTGAGGACTACAGGAAAAACAACTCCCTTCTCCTTTAACATGCCCCCGCCCACTCGATTCATTTAGCCTGGATAAAACTGCCTCACATGGTACCAAAGAGCATTGGAAAATACGGAATAAACCTATAAAAACATGGCAAAATGGACATTCACTGAATTTGAATATGCTTCTCTGGAAATGTGAGCGTGAATTACCAAAGCAATGTCTTAACAACCAGCCACAGCCAGCACAACTTAAAATTTTGTCACCAGACAGTGTCAagatggcctctctctctccagagAGAAACCCCAAATCAAATTACCTATCCGGTGCATGCGGGAACCTGTGTGTGCTCTATGAGAAAGACAAAATATTACTTGGGGCCACCATGAGGCAAAACCAGATTAATAAAAGGCCAGGGATGTTATAGCTTCcttgggaaggaagaagaaatagcTCAGTCACAAACAAAAGGGACCTGACCCCAAGTCCCCATACACAGAGGTGAGTTACTCCCGGCAGCGTGAAATGTCCAACAAAGTGCAAATTCTCTGTTATAATCTATATGTAATTTCATCCACCTACTCATCCTGTGCCCTCAACACACACCTGGGTTCTCAGAGATCTGCCACAAAGTGCTATttcagggcagaacacaagccaaAGGAGAGATGCTCAACCCAAACTCACATTCTCAACTTTATTCACTACATTTAAGGTGACTCTTATGTACAGTGGAGAGAGAAGGGGGACTCCCACCAAGAATGTAGAGAGACAGCATAAGGCCGGTCATGACCATCAGCAAAGGTTAAAAAGATGACCAAAGGCTGGCAACCACAATAAAAGGAAGCCAGGGGCTGCCCCTTCTGGGTCTCACCCAAAGACCCAGAGCAGGTTTCAGGGCCCAAAGGGCCTCAACAGTACAATCCCCAGAAGCCAAGATGTGGGAGCCATTGAGGGGCTCCCAGGCCTCAGTGAGGCCTAGAGGGCAAGGGTGTCTTTGATGAGCCTGCGCATGGTGGTGGTGACCGAGGTGCCCAGGGCATCGGTGATTTGGAAGGAGATCTTGTAGAGGTAGGGCTGCACATCCCGCAAGCCTGTGTCAAACACGTTGTCCACCTCCGACTGTGTGGGCATCTTGGGGAGGTACTCGTGCCGGTTCATCACCTCCACGATATTGATGATCTTCTCGCAGAGCTTCTCACCCACCTTCTCCCGGCAGATCTGCCGCTCCTGCTCTGTGGCCAGGGCTACCACGTGAACCTTGACTGTCCACACTTCCCATGGGATGCACTCATCTGAGAAAGGCCAGCGAGACTTCTTCTTCTGGTAGAACTCCAAGGACATCTGCCCCAACCCATCACCACCGGAGTTGCGCAGGGCATCCTGGGGAAGAAGGGGTGACAGGTGAGCAGGCTAAGGACTCTAAACAATTCTCACCCTGTGAGGTCCTTCTTCCCACACCCCATGGAAGTAAGCTCCCTTATCTACATTAGTCCTTGGAGGATGGCAGggaacagaggcccagagaagagAAAAGCATTTGTGTGAAGTGACAGCAAACTGCCAGCCTGAAACTGAGTAGCTCAAGCAAACCAACAAAGATCTGTCTCCTCTCCCAACTTCTCCAGCTTTGTTAGGAATTGATGTTATAGAAATCATTACTGCTCTTTAAGCACTTACTCTGGCCAGGCACTTTACACACACAATCCCACTGGTTCCTCTCAACAACTCTGTGAGATAGGTCTATTACACCATTTTATTGAGGCAAAACAAGGCTCTGAGAAGTAAGGTAAGTTGCCAGAAAGTCACACTGCCAGGGAATGGCAGAGCCAGTGTTTGAATCCAGGTTGTCTGATTTCAAAATCCATGTGTTTCACTTTTACATGAAGGGCCTTCTCTCTCCACCCATGGCCCCCATCCTTCAAAACGTTCTCCAAAATCACTTTCTTTCCAACATCTCCTTTTCCTCAGACAAACCTATTTGCCTTCTCTACTAACAATTAAACACAGCCTTTCTACCTGATTCATTGTATGGCAGCCCCAATTCAAAGCCTATTTTAGAAAAAGCAGAGGAAGGAGTTGTAAGGTCTAGTGATCCTTGTTTGGAAACAAAGGAACAGAATAGGGAAGAGAAGGTGAAGGACAGAGCAGattctccctcttcccccttccACCATGTGATCCTGTAATTCTGCCTATTCTACTCCATGGGGTGTGTGTGGCCCCAGACTCCTCCTCCTATGGCAGCAAGGACCCCGAAGCACCTCTCCATGTGAGTTAGAGCTATTCTAAGAGAGTAAGGATGCCTTTCTCAAATTCGTTGAGTAGAAACTGCCCATTAGAGAATAAGTTTCTAGCTCATGGACAAACCAAGGTCGGTCTCGTGGCCTTcactaatagtaataatagctaacactagTACAATGCCTAGTGTGCCAGGCTCTGATCCAAGCACTTTACACACTtgactcatttactcctcacagcaCACCCTGTTActattattccaattttatatACACAGAAACTGCGGCCCCAAGGAGCAGAgccacttgcccaagatcacaggcTCATTAGGTAGCACAGCCTGGCTTTTGACCACTATGCTCTACATGCCTCCCACAGACATCTGGAGAACAGAGGGCTAGGCACCCATCTCTCTTGATGGGTGACTGGCAAACCTTTCTGGGCTTGGGGGGACCAGGGCCGAGTAGCTTTCTGCCTGCTGTGGCCTAGTAGAGGGTCTCATCCGACAGTAGGTGAGCCCTGGCAATCagcacacagtgcctggcacagtgctgGGGCTCTCCAAAAATCTGTGGAAGTCAGGCAGACAATCCTCCTCTGACCCCAGAGCttgtgccttaaaaaaaaaaaaagattccctttgttacttttttaaatgaaaaaatatctgCTCATTCAAACACAGAACACTGCAACTctgaatgaagaaaaattttaaatcagcCAGTCTCACCTTCCTTGAGGAGCCTGGTGTGTCCCTCTCACCCCTTGCTCTGTGCTCACAAACACAGACATTTGCCACGCTGACCAAAAGGAACACTCCCTGTGGGACGGCAACTGCCTGTGCCAAGCAGATCCTCTCTCAGTTTCATATGGGAAAGCCCCAGAGAGTGGTGAGAGGAGAAGAGGAGGTGGAAGCAGAGAGGTGTTGGGAGAGAGCTGTGATGTCAGAGAAGAGCCAAGGCCACAGGAGCAATAATCTCCAGCTTCCAAGGGGACCTGACCACCAAGGCTGTGAGGGCTTCCTGCTCTCCCTTCTTTTCGCACTATTCTTGCAAACTCTACTCCCCACATGTGCCCTCCTTCCCCAGAGGAGGGCTGAACACACCTGTTCCTTACAagtaaaagaacatggcacaCACACTCAGGAAGGGTGAGCTGGTCCAACTGCAAGCTGGGGTGGAGGGGCAGGAGAGGTCCACCTGCCATCTGCTGGGCCACACCCCTACCTTGAATTCCCCGACAACCTTGCGCAGGGCACGGTCGAGCTCCTCAGAGGAGACACGCACATAGGTGAAGTCGATGAAGTCACAGTCGATGTCCTGGGTGCCCACAGTGCCAATGGAGTAGGTGCCCTCCTTCTTGTAGTGGAACTTGCCCGTGCTGCGGTGCAGGAGCACCGTGTGCAGCACGGCCAGCATGGCCTCCTCTACCTGCCGCCCCTCCACCGACACCTCCAGCACCTCCGAGCGGCAGTTCATCCTGCACCGATGGCCAACACCAGGGTGGGAGACAAGGATGAAAACGGGGGAGGTTCGTCCCACTCAGGAGCCACCCTGTAAGAGGAGTCCAGGTCAGAATGCTGACACCAAATGAATGACCTGTATGTTACCTGTTTACTGCCTtccaggcccagcccagcccttgCCTCCACTGGCCCTTCTCTACATTTCTGCAGCACACATTATGAGAGAATCAAAGTCTCAGGATCAGAAAGAGCAAGAGCTTCCAAGTTACCAGCCCAAACAACTGGCCAAGGCTTGAAGACCCTTTATGGCACTCAGTGTAGTTTACAGCAAAGCTCATTGTGCAACATCTGTCAGGCCCTGGCCATTCAAAAGCAAGCACAACCCCTAACCCTGAGAAGCTGATAGGCTGGAGGAGACAAGCAAGTGAACCTCACCACAGTGATGAGAGTACAAGGTGGGAGTGAGGAGAAAAGGAAGGTGGGAGTCTGATTTCCTAAGACCTTGTTAAGGCACTTGGACTCTGTCCTGAGAGCAGTGACAAGTCAATGCATCACTGTGCCAAGATCAAATATGTGCATCAGAAAGTTAACTCTGGCTGAAGGGCAATGAATGGCTCTTAACTACTTTGGGGTCACAAACTGTTTTGGAAagtcaatacaagctacaaagcCTGAACTTTAAAACCTGACTGACGCATGCACATATATGCCACATCTCGCATATGATTTCCATAGCTGTCCAAAGACTACAGGGTAAAATCTTGCAGCTATACGGGCAGAAAAGCTAGTTAGGAAAAGCAGTTGGAGCCACCACAGTCATGGTAGTTACAGAGGCAGTACAATGATGTGTGGAGGAAGAAGGCGCAGAATGCAAGGATTTTTATGTCCAACTGTCTTGGGTACATTCTGCtctgtgaccttaagcaagtcaTTCAacttctcagtttctttattcatAAGTTGGAACTGTTGTGAGGGTTAAGATAACACCTATAGAATATTGGTTAAGAACAGTAACTCTAAAGCCAGACAGGCAGAgttggaatcccagctctgccacttgctcactgtgtgatcttgggcaaactGCTTAAATtctatgtgcctcagtttccccatgggaaaaaaaaaagatatcaccACCTTGAAAGAGTTGGCTCCAGAATTTAATGAGCTAACatctgtaaagcacttagaacagtacctggcaagCAGTAATCACTCAATAAAGGTTAGCTACTATaattaattattatattattattgctGAGAAGTGATATAAGGTCATACTACAACAGTGGTAGAGGGAGTGGACAGAACAGACTTGAGAGCCAGAACTTTAGTAAGGCACTGAATATGAGCCTGGAGGACAGGGGGCAGTCAAGTTTCTTAGCTCGGAGTTTTCACCTTGAAAACCTCCACTGACAGGGAATTCACTACCTTTCACAACAGACCATTCTATCTTCAGATAGCTCTAGTAAGCGATTCCTTCTACTAAGGAATGTCTCTTATTGCTTCAAACCACTGGTCTTGGTTTTGAAAGCTGGAGCAACACAAAGTAAGTCTCACATTTTCCCATGAATGATCCTTTCAGGTATCTAGAAACACCTCTTTCATCACCCAATCATTGCTTTTATAGGTTAAAAGACCCAAGTCCCCATAAATATGCCTGCTTGACATCACATCTTATCTTCTCAGGGCTCTGACAGCTCTCTAAGAATACCCTAGTTTGTCTCTGTCCCTCTTAAGTGGCACTCAGCATTGAACACAGGGCAGCAATCTGTGACATGCTGAGAGATCAGGCTGACTCTGCCCCTCACCTGGCAATGAACCCAGTCTACCTGTTCTATAGGTCATCTTTTCACAGATGTCACTCTTGTCTCTCCCACTAAGCAGACAGTTTCTTGAAGGAAGGGGCTGTATCCTATTCATCACTGTAAACTCAATACCTGGGACAAAGTAGCTGCTCCATTCACCCTCATTCAGAAATTCCAAGTCCTTCCAGGGGTTGCTAGGTCAACTTCTCCTACACTCCCAGATCAAGAATGAGGGTTCTCTTCCTCATTTCTGCCCTCTGGTTTAACTCCATCCAGCAATATCCCATCCAGAAACTCCCAGCTCTGGTCctgctcctctctcctccctcattCTCAGTGCTACTCTAGGCTCCTCCAGGACGCCCCCGAAGAGCCCCAGTCTACTTCCCACAGCAGCAACCTTTTGTCTGTAATGAACTTGTCTGtccttcccccacccaccccacccccgccatgAGCAGGGAAGATCCCCAGGACAGGACCTGGGAAGTCTCCACCTTCTGGTTCCCCCAAGACCCGGGTCTGAAGGGCAAAGGAGCAGAAGCTGACAAACGCCTTCTCAGAGCCAGGTTGGAACCAGGACACCCACCCCACACCCGCGGCTTACGCGTATACAGGCTGCAGCGCAGGCCACTCAGATTCGGGTCataccctctcctcctcctcacgCGCAGGTACGCCCCAACCTCCGAGTGGGCGAGAAGCCACAAGAGAAAgagtaaaggtaaaaagaaaaggcTATTCGGGTCCGCATCAAGTACTCAAGCGGGACGCAGAGGGGCTTCCCGCCAGGGTCCTATTTCTCCCACAGCCACTACTCGGGGAACCTCCACAGTCCAGAGAACAGGAGAAGAGCTGACTCTTCAGATGCCTCGGGAGCAGCACCCCGCGCCAAACCTGGATGGACGCGAGAGTTCGAGGCGCGCCCTCGCTCCCGCCGCTCCGGGGAGCGCCCACGCTTCCACAAAAGAGGGGGACAGACGGGTAAAACGGTCCTCTACCTCCCCAGATTCCCACCACTCGACCCGTTGGCCACGCAAGCCCACTCACCGCAGGATGTAGACCCCCTTTGCAAGATGAGGAGCCGAGACCGGAAGAccgtcccaccccaccccctgcgtGCTGGGCGGTTCTACCTCCTCCATCGGTCTCCGGCGGGGAGGCGGGCATAGCTCGGTCAATCCCTGACATGAATGCAGCTGCCCAAATAGTTTATATATTCACAGAGGCAGATAAAtttcttctgttgtttctcttaagtttttaattttatatttcgcTGGTTaggttttggttttaaaattttgatggtgAGAAGAATCCCCCTCACTTGGACGAGTCCATTCACTCTCACCACCGAGAATGTTGTTGTGCGTCAGCTGGAACAACTCACTTCCGCCATAGAGATGAGCGCCGAAGAGTTAGAGAAGGGTCACATGGGTTCGGCACCGCCTCCCTTGGCTGAGAGGAATCATCGACCGCGAACCTCCCTGGAGTGGAGGCATGGTTTCCTACTGTGGACTGAGGCCACAAGATAAGGGGCACTAGATAAGAGGCATGTCATTTAGAGAGGGGGCCCTGGAGATGAGCCCAGGCCAGTGTGCTGCATGACTCTGAGTGGATGACATAACTTTGTCCAATATGCGTTAAGTTCAGGATCCCTAGTCCTCAACCCACGCAAAGATGCTGGAGAAAGGAGCTTGATTTTACTGCGTGTTATCTTCATAGGCGGTGCACCACTTGGTACTCTCCTGGAACCAATCTGGTGACAGTTCTTATAAGATTTGTAATGCTGACATGACTTCCCCGTGTGACCCTTCACATCACTCATCCTTGTTGATTTCCTCCACTGCAGACCAGAAGCACCTGTGAGGATCATGAGAGGTAACTCATAGGAAAAGCCTCTGTGAACTCTAAGTGTTGTACGAATGTGAGTGCATTTTTAGGGCTGTGGAACTTCCTGGGATGGTGTTTGGTTTTCCGTGTAGAGGATAAGCC
Above is a window of Choloepus didactylus isolate mChoDid1 chromosome 8, mChoDid1.pri, whole genome shotgun sequence DNA encoding:
- the SMIM41 gene encoding small integral membrane protein 41, with translation MNGSQAGPAALAAWLSSCCNQSGAPPEPPEGPRAVQAAVLGVLSLLVFCGVLFLGGGLLLRAQGLTALLARERRASREVEPGGAAEAITTSRRPAALEGRGLQAALGLRAGLRGSGLRTPGAARSASDGRCGAEVPGPFP
- the ATG101 gene encoding autophagy-related protein 101 encodes the protein MNCRSEVLEVSVEGRQVEEAMLAVLHTVLLHRSTGKFHYKKEGTYSIGTVGTQDIDCDFIDFTYVRVSSEELDRALRKVVGEFKDALRNSGGDGLGQMSLEFYQKKKSRWPFSDECIPWEVWTVKVHVVALATEQERQICREKVGEKLCEKIINIVEVMNRHEYLPKMPTQSEVDNVFDTGLRDVQPYLYKISFQITDALGTSVTTTMRRLIKDTLAL